One window of the Shimwellia blattae DSM 4481 = NBRC 105725 genome contains the following:
- the era gene encoding GTPase Era yields MSEEKSYCGFVAIVGRPNVGKSTLLNQLLGQKISITSRKAQTTRHRIVGIHTEGPYQAIYVDTPGLHMEEKRAINRLMNRAASSSIGDVELVIFVVEGTRWTADDEMVLNKLRDGKAPVILAVNKVDNIQEKADLLPHLQFLGSQMNFLDIVPMSAETGLNVDTIAGIVRKHLPEAIHHFPEDYITDRSQRFMASEIIREKLMRFLGAELPYSVTVEIERFVSNERGGYDINGLILVEREGQKKMVIGNKGSKIKTIGIEARRDMEEMFEAKVHLELWVKVKSGWADDERALRSLGYGEDL; encoded by the coding sequence ATGAGTGAAGAGAAGAGTTACTGTGGATTTGTGGCGATTGTCGGGCGACCGAACGTCGGGAAATCCACCCTGCTGAACCAGCTACTGGGGCAGAAGATATCCATTACCTCGCGCAAGGCGCAGACCACCCGGCACCGGATTGTGGGCATCCACACGGAAGGGCCTTACCAGGCCATTTATGTGGATACCCCGGGGCTGCACATGGAAGAAAAGCGCGCCATCAACCGCCTGATGAACCGCGCCGCCAGCAGCTCGATTGGCGATGTTGAGCTGGTTATCTTCGTGGTGGAAGGCACCCGCTGGACCGCCGATGACGAAATGGTGCTCAACAAACTGCGTGACGGCAAAGCCCCGGTAATTCTGGCGGTCAACAAAGTGGATAACATCCAGGAAAAAGCCGACCTGCTGCCGCACCTGCAGTTCCTGGGCAGCCAGATGAACTTCCTGGATATTGTGCCCATGTCCGCAGAGACCGGGCTGAATGTTGATACTATCGCCGGAATTGTGCGCAAGCACCTGCCGGAGGCGATTCACCACTTCCCGGAAGACTACATTACGGACCGCTCCCAGCGCTTTATGGCCTCCGAAATTATCCGCGAAAAGCTGATGCGTTTCCTCGGGGCGGAGCTGCCCTATTCGGTGACCGTGGAAATTGAACGCTTCGTGAGCAATGAGCGCGGCGGTTACGATATTAACGGTCTGATTCTGGTTGAGCGTGAAGGCCAGAAAAAGATGGTTATCGGCAACAAAGGCTCGAAGATCAAAACCATCGGTATTGAAGCCCGCCGGGATATGGAAGAGATGTTCGAAGCTAAAGTTCACCTTGAGCTGTGGGTGAAAGTGAAATCTGGCTGGGCGGATGACGAACGTGCGCTGCGCAGCCTGGGCTACGGCGAAGATCTGTAA
- the recO gene encoding DNA repair protein RecO: MEGWQRAFVLHSRPWSETSLLLDLFSETSGRVRLVAKGARARRSTLKGTLQPFTPLLVRWGGRGEVKTLRNAEAVSLALPLSGIPLYSGLYVNELLSRVLEQEISFSELFFDYLYCLQALAGTSGSPEPALRRFELALLGHLGYGVDFLHCAGSGEEVADTMTYRYREEKGFIASLVVDNRSFTGRQLRALYAREFPDQETLRAAKRFTRIALKPYLGGKPLKSRELFRQFIPRKSLPPAGEGEQ, encoded by the coding sequence ATGGAAGGCTGGCAGCGGGCATTTGTACTGCATAGTCGCCCCTGGAGCGAAACCAGCCTGCTGCTCGATCTGTTCAGCGAAACCTCAGGGCGCGTGCGCCTGGTTGCTAAAGGCGCGCGGGCCCGGCGTTCAACCCTGAAAGGCACGCTACAGCCATTTACCCCTCTGCTGGTGCGCTGGGGGGGGCGGGGTGAGGTTAAAACCCTGCGTAACGCCGAAGCCGTCTCTCTGGCATTACCGCTGAGCGGTATCCCCTTATACAGCGGTCTTTATGTGAACGAGCTCCTGTCGCGGGTTCTGGAACAAGAGATCAGCTTCTCTGAACTGTTCTTTGATTATCTTTACTGCCTGCAGGCACTGGCCGGGACCTCCGGCTCGCCTGAGCCGGCCCTGCGCCGCTTTGAGCTGGCGCTGCTGGGCCACCTTGGCTACGGGGTGGATTTTCTGCACTGTGCCGGTAGCGGTGAAGAGGTTGCCGATACCATGACCTACCGCTACCGGGAAGAGAAAGGCTTTATTGCCAGCCTGGTGGTGGATAACCGCAGCTTTACCGGCCGCCAGTTGCGCGCCCTGTATGCCCGGGAGTTCCCGGACCAGGAGACACTGCGGGCCGCCAAACGCTTTACCCGCATCGCCCTGAAGCCCTACCTGGGGGGGAAACCGCTGAAAAGCCGCGAGCTCTTCCGCCAGTTTATTCCGCGTAAAAGCCTGCCGCCCGCCGGGGAAGGGGAACAGTAA
- the pdxJ gene encoding pyridoxine 5'-phosphate synthase, with product MAGLLLGVNIDHIATLRNARGTAYPDPVQAAFIAEQAGADGITVHLREDRRHITDRDVRILRQTLHTRMNLEMAVTDEMVAIACETRPHFCCLVPEKRQEVTTEGGLDVAGQLEKMHAACQKLAAAGIQVSLFIDPQEQQIDAAVAVGAPYIELHTGCYADAPDEATQRAELARIAHAARYAVSKGLKVNAGHGLNYHNVQAIAALPEMHELNIGHAIIGRAVMSGLKEAVAEMKRLMLEGRG from the coding sequence ATGGCTGGTTTACTTTTAGGGGTTAATATCGATCATATCGCGACCCTGCGTAATGCGCGCGGCACGGCATACCCGGATCCGGTGCAGGCAGCGTTTATTGCCGAGCAGGCCGGGGCAGACGGTATCACTGTTCATCTGCGTGAAGACCGCCGCCATATCACCGATCGCGACGTGCGCATTCTGCGCCAGACCCTGCACACCCGCATGAACCTGGAAATGGCGGTGACCGATGAAATGGTCGCCATTGCCTGTGAAACCCGGCCGCATTTTTGCTGCCTGGTACCGGAAAAACGCCAGGAAGTCACCACCGAAGGCGGGCTGGATGTGGCCGGCCAGCTGGAGAAAATGCACGCCGCCTGCCAGAAACTGGCTGCGGCCGGTATCCAGGTGTCACTGTTTATTGATCCGCAAGAGCAGCAAATCGATGCGGCCGTTGCCGTGGGGGCGCCCTATATTGAGCTGCACACCGGCTGCTACGCCGATGCCCCCGACGAGGCGACCCAGCGTGCCGAGCTGGCGCGCATTGCTCACGCCGCCCGCTATGCGGTCAGCAAGGGGCTGAAAGTGAATGCCGGTCACGGCCTGAACTACCATAACGTGCAGGCCATTGCCGCACTGCCTGAGATGCACGAGCTGAATATCGGCCACGCTATCATTGGCCGGGCGGTGATGTCCGGGCTGAAAGAGGCGGTAGCAGAAATGAAACGCCTGATGCTGGAAGGCCGCGGCTAA
- the acpS gene encoding holo-ACP synthase has product MAILGLGTDIVEIARIEAVVARSGERLARRILSDNEWLQYQQHQQPVRFLAKRFAVKEAAAKALGTGIRNGLAFNQFEVGNNPLGKPELFFHGVARQMADQLGVASVHVTLADERHYACATVIIEG; this is encoded by the coding sequence ATGGCTATCCTTGGCCTTGGCACGGACATTGTTGAAATCGCCCGCATTGAGGCCGTTGTTGCCCGTTCCGGTGAGCGTCTTGCCCGCCGGATCCTCAGCGACAACGAATGGCTACAGTATCAGCAACACCAGCAGCCGGTCCGCTTTCTGGCAAAACGCTTTGCGGTAAAAGAAGCCGCGGCGAAAGCGCTGGGAACCGGTATCCGCAACGGTCTGGCGTTTAACCAGTTTGAAGTGGGTAACAATCCGTTAGGAAAGCCGGAGCTATTTTTTCACGGTGTGGCCCGGCAAATGGCGGACCAGCTGGGGGTTGCCTCAGTACATGTGACCCTGGCAGATGAGCGGCACTACGCCTGCGCCACGGTGATTATTGAAGGGTAG
- a CDS encoding YfhL family 4Fe-4S dicluster ferredoxin produces the protein MALLITKKCINCDMCEPECPNEAISMGDAIYEINSARCTECIGHYETPTCQKVCPIPNTIIKDPAHTESEEQLWDKFVQLHHADKI, from the coding sequence ATGGCACTACTGATTACCAAAAAATGTATTAATTGCGATATGTGCGAGCCCGAGTGCCCGAATGAAGCGATTTCCATGGGGGATGCGATTTATGAGATAAACAGTGCGCGCTGCACGGAGTGCATCGGCCACTATGAGACGCCAACCTGCCAGAAGGTCTGCCCTATCCCGAATACGATTATTAAGGATCCCGCGCATACCGAGAGCGAAGAGCAGCTGTGGGATAAGTTTGTTCAGCTGCACCATGCAGATAAAATCTGA
- a CDS encoding MurR/RpiR family transcriptional regulator, with protein MNCLTRIRQRYPSLAQSDRKLAKYILDNPAQALHMSSQQLAAAAGVSQSSVVKFSQKLGYKGYPMLKIALSEALASTPSPQSVSVHNAILGDDPLRMVGEKLIKENLAAMRATLDVNSEDKLLHSVAMLRNARRILLVGIGASGLVAKNFSWKLMKIGFNAVAEQDMHALLATVQAMSTSDVLLAISYSGERREINLAADEARRAGAQILALTGFHPNALQQRASHCLYTIAEEQATRSAAISSTSAQMMLTDLLFMALIQQDLEHAPERIRQSEALMKKLT; from the coding sequence ATGAACTGCCTGACACGCATCCGCCAGCGCTATCCCTCACTGGCCCAGAGCGACCGCAAACTGGCGAAATACATTCTGGATAATCCGGCCCAGGCACTCCATATGAGCTCCCAGCAGCTGGCCGCTGCCGCCGGGGTCAGCCAGTCCAGCGTGGTGAAGTTTTCCCAGAAGCTGGGCTACAAAGGCTACCCGATGCTGAAAATCGCCCTAAGCGAAGCGCTGGCCAGCACCCCGTCGCCCCAGTCGGTATCCGTGCATAATGCGATTCTGGGCGACGACCCGCTGCGCATGGTGGGTGAGAAGCTCATCAAAGAGAATCTGGCCGCTATGCGCGCCACCCTGGATGTTAATAGTGAGGATAAACTGCTGCACAGTGTGGCGATGCTGCGTAACGCCCGGCGCATTTTGCTGGTCGGGATCGGGGCTTCCGGGCTGGTGGCTAAGAACTTCTCATGGAAACTCATGAAAATTGGTTTTAACGCCGTGGCGGAGCAGGATATGCACGCCCTGCTGGCAACCGTGCAGGCGATGAGCACCAGCGATGTGCTGCTGGCTATCTCCTACAGCGGTGAGCGGCGGGAGATAAACCTCGCCGCCGATGAAGCCCGGCGCGCAGGGGCACAGATCCTGGCGTTAACCGGTTTTCACCCCAATGCTTTGCAGCAGCGGGCCAGCCACTGCCTGTACACCATTGCCGAAGAGCAGGCCACGCGCAGCGCGGCTATCTCGTCAACCAGCGCGCAGATGATGCTGACAGATCTGCTCTTTATGGCGTTGATCCAGCAGGATCTTGAACATGCGCCGGAGCGCATTCGCCAGAGCGAAGCCCTGATGAAAAAGCTGACCTGA
- the murQ gene encoding N-acetylmuramic acid 6-phosphate etherase: MNLGSLISETRNPDTMDLDALPTLALVERFNQQDALVAEAVKATLPDVARAVDAAALALKQGGRLIYMGAGTSGRLGVLDASECPPTFGVPHGLVIGLIAGGPGAMLKAVEGAEDSEALGEQDLRDLQLSDRDLVVGLAASGRTPYVAGGLKFARATGCTTVAVSCNPDSVIARLADIAISPLVGPEALTGSTRMKSGTAQKLVLNMISTGAMVKCGKVYQNLMVDMQATNVKLVDRACRMVVEATGVSREEAENALKQTSFAVKPAILMVLTGLDADAARARLAQHDGFLRAAITG, translated from the coding sequence ATGAATCTCGGCTCACTGATCTCTGAAACCCGTAACCCAGACACAATGGATCTCGACGCGCTGCCCACCCTGGCGCTGGTGGAGCGCTTTAACCAGCAGGACGCGCTGGTTGCTGAAGCGGTAAAAGCCACCCTGCCGGATGTTGCCCGTGCGGTGGATGCTGCGGCCCTGGCCCTGAAGCAGGGCGGGCGCCTGATTTATATGGGGGCCGGTACCAGCGGGCGCCTGGGCGTGCTGGATGCCTCTGAATGCCCGCCCACTTTCGGGGTGCCGCACGGCCTGGTTATCGGGCTGATTGCCGGAGGCCCGGGGGCGATGCTCAAAGCGGTTGAAGGGGCGGAAGATAGCGAAGCGCTCGGGGAGCAGGACTTACGGGATTTGCAGCTCAGCGACCGGGATCTGGTGGTGGGGCTGGCGGCATCCGGGCGCACGCCTTATGTGGCAGGCGGCCTGAAATTTGCCCGCGCGACCGGCTGCACCACGGTGGCCGTCTCCTGTAATCCGGACTCGGTCATCGCCCGGCTGGCAGACATTGCGATTTCTCCGCTGGTCGGCCCCGAAGCGCTGACCGGATCCACCCGGATGAAAAGCGGCACCGCCCAGAAGCTGGTACTGAACATGATCTCCACCGGGGCGATGGTGAAGTGCGGCAAGGTGTACCAGAACCTGATGGTGGATATGCAGGCCACCAACGTGAAGCTGGTGGATCGCGCCTGCCGTATGGTGGTTGAGGCCACCGGAGTGAGCCGCGAAGAGGCGGAAAACGCGCTGAAGCAGACCAGCTTCGCTGTGAAACCCGCCATTCTGATGGTGTTAACCGGGCTGGATGCCGATGCGGCGCGCGCGCGTCTGGCACAGCATGATGGCTTCCTGCGCGCGGCAATCACGGGGTAA
- a CDS encoding PTS transporter subunit EIIC, with amino-acid sequence MGKNTTLAGDILRGVGGSANIRRLENCMTRVRVELADESQLDVAQLRALPGISGYVKQGEQHQFIVGPGKAAKVVDDMRALVAKAPPSGAVPDAEQVRTAAKARYKAPLSDGLRKLANVFIPLIPAFIASGLITGIVNLLSRPDVVGDFATAYPNALGLLGIFGSAVFAIMNILVGVNTAKVFGGSLAMGGVMAGILSSPQLASVTLFGEALQPGRGGVIAVLLVVALMCYIEQWLRRVLPESLELILNPLLTTLITASLAIVVLQPLGGWISDAIAHGANLAIDQGGAVMGAVLSAVFLPLVLTGLHQGLVPIHVELVQAHGMNPLLPILAMAGVGQIGAALAVLVKTRNARLKTVIKGALPVGLLGIGEPLIFGVTLPLGKPFIAACLGGAVGGALVCYWKVATVITFGLSGLPLALTMIAGKVIPYLLGYLAAVIAGFIFTWGLGFTDPQE; translated from the coding sequence ATGGGGAAAAACACAACGCTTGCGGGCGATATTCTGCGGGGCGTGGGCGGCAGCGCTAATATTCGCCGCCTGGAAAATTGCATGACCCGGGTGCGGGTAGAGCTGGCGGACGAATCACAGCTGGATGTGGCGCAGCTCAGGGCGTTGCCCGGCATCAGCGGTTATGTTAAACAGGGCGAACAGCACCAGTTTATTGTCGGCCCGGGTAAAGCGGCAAAAGTGGTGGATGATATGCGCGCGCTGGTCGCAAAAGCGCCCCCTTCCGGGGCCGTACCGGATGCAGAACAGGTCCGCACCGCCGCGAAGGCCCGCTATAAAGCGCCGCTGAGTGACGGGCTGCGTAAGCTGGCGAATGTGTTTATCCCGCTTATCCCGGCGTTTATTGCCTCGGGCTTAATTACCGGTATTGTGAATCTGCTGAGCCGGCCGGATGTGGTGGGGGATTTCGCGACCGCCTACCCGAACGCGCTCGGGCTGCTGGGGATTTTTGGCAGCGCCGTCTTCGCCATTATGAATATCCTGGTCGGGGTGAATACCGCCAAAGTGTTTGGCGGCTCCCTGGCTATGGGGGGTGTGATGGCGGGCATTTTATCCAGCCCGCAGCTGGCTTCGGTTACCCTGTTTGGTGAAGCGCTCCAGCCCGGGCGCGGCGGGGTCATTGCCGTGCTGCTGGTGGTGGCGCTGATGTGCTATATCGAGCAGTGGCTGCGCCGGGTGCTGCCGGAATCACTGGAGCTTATCCTTAACCCGTTGCTGACCACGCTTATCACCGCATCACTGGCGATTGTGGTATTACAACCGCTGGGGGGCTGGATTTCGGACGCCATCGCCCATGGGGCGAACCTGGCTATTGATCAGGGCGGGGCGGTCATGGGGGCGGTGCTGTCGGCGGTTTTCCTGCCTCTGGTACTGACGGGGCTGCATCAGGGGCTGGTGCCTATCCACGTGGAGCTGGTTCAGGCCCACGGTATGAACCCGCTGTTGCCGATCCTCGCCATGGCCGGTGTGGGGCAGATTGGCGCGGCGCTGGCGGTGCTGGTCAAAACCCGCAATGCCCGGTTGAAAACCGTGATTAAAGGCGCGCTGCCGGTCGGGCTGCTGGGAATTGGCGAGCCGCTGATTTTTGGCGTGACCTTACCGCTGGGCAAGCCGTTTATTGCCGCCTGCCTTGGCGGGGCGGTCGGGGGCGCGCTGGTGTGTTACTGGAAGGTGGCCACGGTGATTACTTTCGGGCTTTCCGGGCTGCCCCTGGCGCTGACCATGATAGCCGGGAAAGTTATCCCCTATCTGCTGGGGTATCTGGCCGCGGTGATTGCCGGGTTTATTTTTACATGGGGTCTGGGGTTTACCGATCCGCAGGAGTAG
- the yfhb gene encoding phosphatidylglycerophosphatase C: MTQQTRRVVFFDLDGTLHRQDMLGAFIWWLLRRSPLNGVLVLLLLPVVIAGLLIRGVSARWPISLLLWATTAGHSEAWLNARQAAFIAWFRARVVVFPAVEQRLNQYLSSADVDVWLITGSPESLVRGVYQDAPWLAQVNIITSQMSRYNGGWILPLRCFGQVKVAELARRIGAPLRLYSGYSDSDHDNPLLACCEHCWRVTPGGELKQTK, from the coding sequence TTGACACAACAGACACGACGCGTGGTTTTTTTTGATCTGGATGGCACCTTACATCGCCAGGATATGCTGGGCGCATTTATCTGGTGGCTGCTGCGGCGCTCACCCCTGAACGGGGTGCTGGTTCTGCTGCTGTTACCGGTGGTGATAGCGGGCCTGCTGATCCGCGGGGTGTCTGCCCGCTGGCCGATCAGCCTGCTGCTGTGGGCCACAACAGCAGGCCACAGCGAGGCGTGGCTTAACGCCCGCCAGGCGGCATTTATTGCCTGGTTTCGGGCGCGGGTTGTTGTCTTCCCGGCGGTAGAGCAGCGCCTGAACCAGTACCTGTCCAGTGCCGATGTGGATGTCTGGCTGATTACCGGCTCCCCGGAGTCGCTGGTCAGAGGGGTATACCAGGATGCCCCCTGGCTGGCGCAGGTGAATATCATCACCAGCCAGATGTCCCGCTATAATGGCGGCTGGATCCTGCCGCTGCGCTGTTTTGGTCAGGTGAAGGTGGCTGAGCTGGCCCGGCGGATCGGCGCGCCGCTGCGCCTGTACAGCGGCTACAGCGACAGCGACCACGATAATCCGTTACTGGCCTGCTGTGAGCACTGCTGGCGGGTAACACCCGGCGGCGAATTAAAACAGACGAAATAA
- the mltF gene encoding membrane-bound lytic murein transglycosylase MltF, whose product MKKLKVNYLLTAIVAALLALALWPAVSWMSPDDNRIAAIQSRGELRISTVSTPLTWSRQASGETGGLDYELARRFAAWLGVKLRVTVRDNISQVFDDLDSDRADLLAAGLVYNHERSQSYRPGPAFYSVSQQVVYRVGNKRPRTLEDIAPGQLAVAPGTSAISQLEHLKATRYPALSWQVLSAGASSHLLRQVADGELDYTIADSVAIAIFQRIHPQIAVAMDITDEQPVTWFSRRDNDDSLSAALLGFFNNVNGSGVLARLEEKYLGHVGGFDYVDTRTFLRSVDSVLPELQPLFEKYAAHFDWHMLAAVSYQESHWDAQASSPTGVRGLMMLTRNTAQSLGVSDRLDAEQSIRGGAQYLQEMISKVPETVPEGERIWFALAAYNMGYAHMLDARALTAKQKGNPDSWADVKNRLPLLSQKKWYSKTTYGYARGHEAYAYVENIRKYHQSLVGYLQERQKKAAASRQLAGSYPVVNAEELLGEDRGSLFSVLFSPYVAFGKNHSAARNTAAPAHPQ is encoded by the coding sequence GTGAAAAAACTGAAAGTTAATTATCTGCTGACCGCTATTGTCGCGGCGCTGCTGGCGCTGGCGCTCTGGCCTGCTGTCTCCTGGATGAGCCCGGACGATAACCGGATTGCCGCTATCCAGTCCCGGGGGGAGTTACGCATCAGCACCGTCAGTACCCCGCTGACCTGGTCCCGCCAGGCCAGTGGCGAAACCGGCGGGCTGGACTATGAACTGGCCCGCCGCTTTGCCGCCTGGCTGGGGGTGAAGCTGCGCGTCACCGTGCGCGACAATATTTCACAGGTGTTCGACGATCTGGACAGCGACCGGGCAGATCTGCTGGCGGCGGGGCTGGTCTATAACCACGAACGCAGCCAGTCGTATCGCCCGGGCCCGGCGTTTTACTCTGTATCCCAGCAGGTGGTGTACCGGGTTGGTAATAAGCGCCCCCGCACCCTGGAAGACATCGCGCCAGGCCAGCTGGCGGTTGCCCCCGGTACCTCCGCCATCAGCCAGCTGGAGCACCTGAAAGCCACCCGCTATCCCGCGCTGAGCTGGCAGGTCCTCTCCGCTGGTGCCAGCAGCCATTTACTGCGCCAGGTGGCGGATGGCGAGCTGGACTACACCATCGCCGATTCCGTTGCCATTGCCATCTTCCAGCGCATTCACCCGCAAATTGCCGTGGCTATGGACATTACCGATGAGCAGCCCGTGACCTGGTTTAGCCGCCGGGATAATGACGACAGTCTGAGCGCGGCATTACTCGGGTTCTTTAACAACGTTAACGGTAGCGGCGTGCTCGCCCGGCTGGAAGAGAAATACCTCGGCCATGTGGGCGGGTTCGATTATGTGGATACCCGCACCTTCCTGCGCTCGGTAGACAGCGTATTGCCGGAGCTGCAGCCCCTGTTTGAAAAATATGCCGCCCATTTTGACTGGCACATGCTGGCTGCCGTGTCGTACCAGGAGTCCCACTGGGATGCGCAGGCCTCCTCCCCCACCGGGGTGCGCGGGCTGATGATGCTGACCCGTAATACGGCCCAGAGCCTTGGCGTTTCTGACCGGCTGGATGCAGAACAAAGCATTCGCGGCGGCGCGCAGTATTTACAGGAGATGATAAGCAAAGTGCCGGAAACCGTCCCGGAAGGTGAGCGTATCTGGTTCGCCCTGGCCGCCTATAACATGGGCTATGCCCATATGCTGGACGCCAGAGCCCTGACGGCAAAACAGAAAGGCAACCCGGACAGCTGGGCCGATGTCAAAAACCGCCTGCCATTACTGAGCCAGAAAAAGTGGTACAGCAAGACCACATACGGGTATGCCCGGGGCCACGAAGCCTATGCCTATGTGGAAAATATCCGTAAGTATCACCAGAGCCTGGTGGGCTACCTGCAGGAGCGCCAGAAGAAAGCCGCCGCCAGCCGGCAACTGGCCGGAAGTTATCCGGTCGTCAACGCTGAGGAGCTGCTGGGTGAGGATCGCGGCTCGCTATTTTCAGTGCTTTTTTCTCCTTACGTCGCATTCGGAAAAAATCACTCAGCAGCGCGGAACACTGCGGCGCCAGCACACCCTCAATAA